ACAGGGCAGGGTCTTGCGTGCATCCATCACGCACCGGGCGACGCACCGGGCAGGCAAGAGCGGACGAGGGAGACAGCGCAGTGCTGAACGGATTCAAGGACTTCATCCTGCGGGGCAACGTCATCTCCATGGCGATCGGCCTCGCCGTGGGAGCGGCCTTCACCGCGGTCGTCACCGGATTCAGCAACGCCTTCATCGTGCCCCTCATCGGCGTCATCACCCGGGGCACCGGCGACTTCAACAAGGCGTCCTTCGACGTCGAGGGCGTCACCTTCCCCTACGGCCTGTTCATCGCCGCGGCCATCGCCTTCGTCATCACCGCCGCCGTGCTCTACTTCTGCGTCGTCGTCCCCATGCAGAAGGTCCAGGACCGCTTCACCGCCAAGAAGGCCGACGAGCCCGCCGACATCAAGGCCGCCCTGCGCGACTGCCCGCGCTGCTACACCGCCATCCCGGCCATCGCCTCGCGCTGCGGCCACTGCACCAGCGAGGTCGAGCCCGACCCGGCCGCCGTGGCGCTCGCCGAGCAGGTCACCGGAAAGCCCGTGGGCGCCCAGAAGCTCCCCGCCCAGCGCTGAGTGCCACCACCCGTACGGTCGAACCCTCCCCGGGGCCCGTACGGGCGCGCGGGCCCCGCCCTCCGGGCCCGCGCACAAGGGAACTAGCTCACCTCGCCTGGCGTTGACCAGAGCGGGAAGCTCCACTGAAAGAAGTGGGCTCCTGTCGAGCCATCGAGCAAGGGTTCCCCTGCTGCACCACTTGGAGGGCGTACCGTGCACCGCCGGCACAACGGGCTGAAGACCGCAGTACTCCTCGGTGGTCTGTCCGCGCTGATCATCGTCATCGGCAGCTTCTTCGGGCGTACGGGCCTGATCGTCGCGCTCCTCGTGGCGGTCGGCACCAACGCCTACGCGTACTGGAACAGCGACAAGCTCGCCCTGCGGGCGATGCGGGCGAGGCCCGTCAGCGAGTTCG
The DNA window shown above is from Streptomyces sp. NBC_00247 and carries:
- a CDS encoding large conductance mechanosensitive channel protein MscL, giving the protein MLNGFKDFILRGNVISMAIGLAVGAAFTAVVTGFSNAFIVPLIGVITRGTGDFNKASFDVEGVTFPYGLFIAAAIAFVITAAVLYFCVVVPMQKVQDRFTAKKADEPADIKAALRDCPRCYTAIPAIASRCGHCTSEVEPDPAAVALAEQVTGKPVGAQKLPAQR